A stretch of Microbulbifer bruguierae DNA encodes these proteins:
- a CDS encoding type II secretion system F family protein produces the protein MAKAAAAVAYTYKGVDAKGNKVAGEINGTNPALVKAQLRRQGIIANRVQKKPKPLFSASKKVSPSDIALFTRQLATMMKAGVPLVQSFEIVADGSDNPGVKELISKVKDEVASGTAFADALRKHPLYFDDLFCNLVSSGEQSGALETMLDRIATYKEKTESLKKKIKKAMTYPVMVIVVAIVVTAILLVKVVPQFASTFAGFGAELPAFTLFVMGISEWMQEYWLISFICIVVGIGGTIEIKKRNKNVANFFDKLMLKIPVLGLITYNSIAARFSRTLATTFAAGVPLIDALKSVAGATGNVVYEEATLKIRDSVATGIPLNAAMGQSGLYPNMLVQMAAIGEESGALDEMLGKAADFYEEAVDNLVDNLTTMLEPMIMSILGVLVGGLLVAMYLPIFNLGNVI, from the coding sequence ATGGCCAAAGCTGCCGCCGCAGTTGCTTACACCTATAAGGGCGTGGACGCCAAAGGCAACAAAGTTGCTGGCGAGATCAACGGCACCAATCCGGCCCTGGTTAAGGCCCAACTACGCCGCCAGGGAATTATTGCAAACCGGGTACAGAAAAAGCCCAAACCGCTATTTTCTGCCAGCAAAAAAGTCTCACCTTCCGATATTGCCCTGTTTACCCGACAACTCGCCACCATGATGAAAGCCGGTGTCCCGCTGGTACAGAGCTTTGAAATTGTCGCTGATGGCTCCGATAACCCCGGGGTAAAAGAGCTGATTTCCAAAGTCAAAGACGAAGTTGCCTCCGGTACAGCTTTTGCCGATGCGCTACGCAAACACCCCCTGTATTTCGACGATCTGTTCTGTAACCTCGTCTCATCAGGTGAACAATCCGGTGCGCTCGAGACCATGCTCGACAGAATTGCCACCTACAAAGAAAAAACGGAATCCCTCAAGAAAAAGATCAAGAAAGCCATGACCTACCCGGTAATGGTTATCGTAGTCGCGATTGTGGTTACCGCGATTTTGCTGGTGAAAGTTGTGCCGCAATTTGCATCGACCTTTGCCGGCTTCGGCGCAGAGCTGCCCGCATTTACGCTTTTTGTAATGGGAATTTCGGAGTGGATGCAGGAATACTGGTTGATATCCTTTATTTGCATTGTTGTCGGCATTGGCGGCACGATTGAAATAAAAAAGCGCAATAAAAATGTTGCCAACTTTTTTGACAAGCTGATGCTCAAAATTCCGGTACTTGGCCTGATCACCTATAACTCCATTGCCGCACGCTTTTCACGTACCCTGGCCACAACCTTTGCCGCCGGTGTTCCGTTGATTGATGCCCTCAAATCCGTGGCTGGGGCCACTGGCAACGTCGTATACGAAGAGGCGACGCTGAAAATTCGCGACTCCGTTGCGACCGGCATCCCTCTCAATGCAGCAATGGGACAGTCTGGCCTCTACCCCAACATGCTGGTGCAAATGGCAGCCATCGGCGAAGAATCCGGTGCACTGGATGAAATGCTGGGTAAAGCGGCGGATTTTTACGAAGAAGCCGTAGACAACCTTGTAGATAACCTGACGACCATGCTGGAGCCAATGATTATGTCCATCTTGGGCGTGCTGGTTGGCGGACTGCTGGTTGCCATGTATCTGCCAATCTTCAACCTGGGCAACGTGATTTAA
- the yacG gene encoding DNA gyrase inhibitor YacG: MSDRPTLSCPTCKKPIEWSEQYPHRPFCCERCKLIDLGEWASEGHKIPGQPVYDDVLSDDLDPSKTRH; this comes from the coding sequence ATGTCTGACCGCCCTACCCTCAGCTGCCCTACCTGCAAGAAACCCATTGAGTGGAGTGAACAGTATCCGCACCGGCCATTTTGCTGTGAGCGCTGCAAGTTGATTGATTTAGGCGAGTGGGCCAGTGAGGGCCACAAGATCCCCGGGCAGCCGGTTTATGATGACGTTCTGAGTGACGATTTGGATCCGAGCAAGACTCGCCACTGA
- the pilB gene encoding type IV-A pilus assembly ATPase PilB gives MSSTPLSGLAKRLVSDNAIDEATAQSAIKAAKREGQTFAQHAVEAKLIKSRELANIASQAFGSPLFDLSSYNFDLLPHGIVDEKLISKHFALPLFKRGNRLFVAVADPTNLAGLDEINFNTGLSTDAVLVEADKLAKAIESYLSNNGDIGKGLEGLDDEDLDSLSIESGDTNREEDNEPGGDEAPVVRFVNKVLLDAIRTGASDIHFEPYEKTYRVRLRTDGVLHEVARPPIQLATRISARLKVMSKMDISERRVPQDGRIKMKLSKTKAIDFRVNSLPTLWGEKIVLRILDPSSAKLGIDALGYEEEQKKIYMDALAQPQGMILVTGPTGSGKTVSLYTGLNILNTAERNISTAEDPVEINLEGINQVNVSNKVGLNFAEALRSFLRQDPDIVMVGEIRDLETAEIAIKAAQTGHLVLSTLHTNSAPETLTRLMNMGVPTFNIATSVSVIIAQRLARRLCGECKKPVQLPDEVLKDEGFDTVTIPKNEWQIYQPVGCEHCSNGYKGRVGVYEVVRITDGISRIIMEGGNSIQIADQARKEGFNNLRTSALRKVTMGITSLEEANRVTND, from the coding sequence ATGAGCAGCACTCCCTTAAGTGGTCTGGCCAAGCGGCTGGTTTCTGACAATGCTATCGATGAGGCCACGGCTCAATCTGCCATCAAGGCAGCCAAACGCGAAGGGCAAACCTTTGCCCAGCACGCGGTAGAAGCCAAGCTGATTAAAAGTCGAGAGCTGGCCAATATCGCTTCGCAAGCGTTTGGCAGCCCATTGTTCGACCTTTCCAGCTACAACTTTGATTTACTGCCCCACGGTATTGTTGACGAGAAGTTGATCAGCAAGCACTTTGCGCTGCCTTTGTTCAAGCGCGGTAACCGACTATTTGTCGCCGTCGCCGATCCCACCAATCTGGCAGGCCTCGATGAAATCAACTTCAACACCGGTCTCAGTACCGACGCGGTATTGGTTGAAGCCGACAAGCTCGCCAAAGCCATTGAGAGCTACCTGTCTAACAACGGGGATATAGGTAAAGGCCTGGAGGGACTGGATGACGAAGACCTTGACAGCCTCAGCATAGAAAGCGGCGATACAAATCGTGAAGAAGACAACGAGCCCGGTGGCGACGAGGCTCCGGTTGTACGTTTTGTAAACAAAGTACTGCTGGATGCCATCCGTACAGGTGCCTCAGATATTCACTTTGAACCCTACGAGAAAACCTATCGAGTACGTTTACGCACTGATGGCGTTTTGCATGAAGTTGCCCGCCCCCCTATCCAACTGGCTACCCGAATTTCCGCCCGCCTGAAAGTAATGTCGAAGATGGACATCTCTGAACGGCGGGTTCCCCAGGATGGACGGATCAAAATGAAGCTGTCCAAAACCAAGGCGATTGACTTCCGGGTAAACAGCCTGCCCACCCTCTGGGGCGAGAAAATTGTTCTGCGGATTCTGGACCCCTCCTCCGCGAAACTCGGGATTGACGCTCTGGGGTACGAGGAAGAGCAGAAGAAAATCTATATGGATGCCCTGGCTCAACCTCAGGGCATGATCCTGGTGACAGGCCCCACTGGCTCCGGTAAAACCGTATCCCTTTATACGGGTCTGAACATTCTGAATACCGCTGAGCGCAATATTTCTACCGCCGAAGACCCGGTGGAAATCAACCTGGAAGGCATCAATCAGGTTAACGTCTCCAACAAGGTGGGACTCAATTTTGCGGAGGCACTGCGCTCCTTCCTCCGACAGGACCCTGATATTGTGATGGTGGGTGAGATTCGGGATCTGGAAACCGCAGAAATTGCGATCAAGGCCGCCCAGACCGGTCACTTGGTGCTATCCACCCTGCATACCAACTCTGCACCGGAAACCCTGACCCGCCTGATGAACATGGGGGTACCAACCTTCAATATCGCCACCTCGGTAAGCGTGATTATCGCTCAGCGGCTCGCGCGACGCCTTTGCGGGGAGTGCAAAAAGCCGGTCCAGCTGCCAGACGAAGTGCTGAAAGACGAGGGTTTTGATACGGTCACCATCCCAAAGAATGAATGGCAAATTTACCAGCCTGTCGGTTGCGAGCACTGCTCCAATGGCTATAAGGGACGCGTAGGTGTGTATGAAGTAGTTCGCATAACTGACGGAATTTCACGCATTATAATGGAGGGTGGTAATTCCATTCAGATTGCCGATCAGGCAAGGAAGGAGGGGTTCAATAACCTCCGCACCTCGGCACTGCGCAAGGTGACAATGGGTATCACCAGTCTCGAAGAGGCCAACCGGGTTACCAACGACTAA
- the coaE gene encoding dephospho-CoA kinase (Dephospho-CoA kinase (CoaE) performs the final step in coenzyme A biosynthesis.), translating to MFTVGLTGGIGSGKSAASARFRSHGVNVVDADQAARLVVEPGRPALAAIAEHFGAEMVLADGSLDRAALRKRVFDEPAERRWLEQLTHPLIREEIVSALAASPQTHPAPYAILESPLLIESGQSAMVQRICVIDLPELTQLERASSRDGNSPEQIRKIMAAQLPRTQRCAKADDILDNSGSLDSLYAQVDALHTRYLQLASEF from the coding sequence ATGTTTACGGTTGGATTGACTGGTGGTATCGGTAGCGGCAAATCAGCTGCGTCCGCACGGTTCCGAAGCCACGGCGTAAACGTGGTGGATGCGGACCAGGCGGCGCGGCTTGTGGTTGAGCCCGGGCGGCCGGCCTTGGCGGCAATTGCAGAGCATTTTGGGGCGGAGATGGTGCTGGCAGATGGGAGCCTGGACCGTGCGGCACTGCGCAAGCGCGTATTTGACGAGCCGGCGGAACGGCGCTGGCTGGAGCAACTGACCCACCCATTGATTCGCGAGGAAATTGTTTCGGCACTCGCTGCTAGCCCGCAAACTCACCCGGCCCCTTACGCGATTCTTGAATCACCACTGTTAATCGAGTCCGGGCAGTCTGCGATGGTCCAGCGAATCTGTGTGATCGACTTGCCGGAGCTGACTCAACTGGAGCGGGCTTCGTCACGGGATGGCAATTCGCCTGAACAGATTCGCAAGATTATGGCGGCGCAGCTACCGCGAACACAGCGGTGTGCAAAGGCGGACGATATTCTGGATAATAGCGGCTCACTTGATTCCCTTTATGCTCAGGTGGATGCCCTCCACACGAGGTATCTCCAACTGGCTTCTGAATTCTGA
- a CDS encoding prepilin peptidase, producing MFEYFSTYPALLLSSAFVLGLLIGSFLNVVIHRLPIMMEREYQRDFYSYFDKQPSKEEQKQLSETYNLVLPHSHCPKCKTEIKPWENIPIISYLMLRGKCGRCGTPISKRYPLVELVTGILTAVVVWQLGFTWQALAGVFFTWALVALTGIDFDKQLLPDNITLPLLWAGLVINLWGVFVPLQEAVIGAIVGYLSLWSVFHLFKLVTGKEGMGAGDFKILAAIGAWFGWQSVLLVIPLSAAVGALVGILWTVISGRDKNLPIAFGPYLAGAAWIAMLWGEVIMGWYFRISGLNS from the coding sequence ATGTTCGAATACTTTTCTACTTACCCAGCGCTGCTACTTAGCAGCGCTTTTGTTTTAGGCCTGCTGATCGGCAGTTTCCTGAATGTTGTTATCCACCGTCTACCCATCATGATGGAGCGGGAGTATCAGCGGGATTTTTACAGTTACTTTGACAAGCAACCTTCCAAAGAAGAACAAAAGCAACTAAGCGAAACCTACAATCTCGTTCTCCCCCACTCCCACTGCCCCAAATGCAAGACGGAGATCAAGCCCTGGGAGAATATCCCCATCATCAGCTACCTGATGCTGCGGGGTAAATGTGGCCGCTGTGGTACGCCCATATCCAAACGCTACCCGCTGGTAGAGCTGGTGACCGGCATCCTGACGGCGGTGGTGGTGTGGCAGCTTGGCTTTACCTGGCAGGCGCTGGCGGGGGTGTTTTTTACCTGGGCGCTGGTGGCCTTGACCGGGATTGATTTTGACAAGCAGTTGCTTCCCGACAATATCACTCTGCCGCTGCTGTGGGCGGGGCTGGTGATCAACCTGTGGGGTGTATTTGTGCCGCTGCAGGAAGCGGTGATCGGGGCAATAGTCGGCTACCTTTCCCTGTGGAGTGTATTTCACCTGTTCAAGCTGGTGACCGGCAAGGAAGGCATGGGTGCGGGGGATTTCAAAATCCTTGCGGCCATTGGCGCCTGGTTCGGCTGGCAGTCCGTATTGTTGGTAATTCCGCTGTCCGCGGCGGTCGGCGCCCTCGTGGGGATTTTGTGGACAGTGATTTCCGGACGGGACAAGAATTTGCCGATCGCCTTTGGGCCATATCTCGCTGGCGCAGCCTGGATTGCCATGTTGTGGGGAGAAGTGATTATGGGGTGGTATTTTCGGATTTCTGGGTTGAATAGCTAG
- a CDS encoding protein disulfide oxidoreductase has translation MRWRQRLWSLVKFILLAGAIFSAVSWYHSRNMPKGMAPQMVATDTRGQAVNLAEMTENGPVLIYFWATWCGYCRAVSPAVSQLAQDHQVLTIALQSGSEQDVTNYQQKHDLNFTTINDPLGQLSNSWGLQVTPTIVIVDRQGKVSAVTSGMTSKWGLQARLWLAD, from the coding sequence ATGAGGTGGCGTCAGCGGCTGTGGTCGCTGGTCAAGTTTATCCTGCTGGCAGGGGCCATTTTCAGTGCCGTATCCTGGTACCACAGCCGCAATATGCCAAAGGGTATGGCTCCTCAAATGGTTGCCACTGATACCCGCGGGCAGGCAGTCAACCTGGCGGAAATGACCGAAAACGGCCCGGTATTGATTTACTTCTGGGCGACCTGGTGTGGTTACTGCCGCGCCGTTTCCCCGGCAGTTTCACAGCTGGCGCAAGACCATCAGGTTCTCACCATTGCCCTGCAGTCTGGAAGCGAACAGGACGTGACCAATTACCAGCAAAAGCACGACCTGAACTTCACCACCATCAACGACCCTTTGGGCCAACTCAGCAATAGCTGGGGCCTACAGGTGACGCCAACAATCGTCATCGTGGATAGGCAGGGCAAAGTCAGTGCGGTAACGTCGGGAATGACGTCGAAATGGGGCTTACAGGCAAGGCTGTGGCTGGCCGATTAA
- a CDS encoding pilin has protein sequence MSEVGSMRTAVESCMMEGMDDTECSFGWSTSNLLGATDLQPDGLSATIDLEANTASLVATFGGKAAAVLVGETASQLGWYRDTSGNWTCGSSADAKFRPAGCSVDLATAEGDGGDDEGNEPAEPQEPADP, from the coding sequence ATGAGCGAAGTGGGTTCTATGCGCACCGCGGTAGAATCCTGCATGATGGAAGGTATGGATGATACCGAATGTAGCTTTGGCTGGAGCACGAGCAACCTGCTCGGTGCTACCGATCTGCAACCTGACGGTCTCTCCGCCACTATTGATCTGGAAGCCAATACCGCTTCTCTGGTTGCGACCTTCGGTGGCAAGGCTGCCGCTGTGTTGGTCGGTGAGACTGCATCTCAACTGGGCTGGTACCGCGACACCAGCGGCAACTGGACCTGCGGCTCTTCTGCAGATGCCAAGTTCCGCCCGGCTGGTTGTTCCGTAGATCTTGCTACTGCTGAAGGTGATGGCGGTGATGATGAGGGTAACGAACCCGCTGAACCTCAGGAGCCGGCGGATCCCTGA